A genomic stretch from Erigeron canadensis isolate Cc75 chromosome 9, C_canadensis_v1, whole genome shotgun sequence includes:
- the LOC122582202 gene encoding protein FAM135B-like isoform X2 codes for MFRRFKWFITGLNHQQKPAKPDAKRLSLPKERNRKLMLEAVHEVAIYIHRFHNLDLFQQGWYQVKISMRWEDSEYAASVGTPSRVVQYDAPDLGSDDILGVWKIDDTDHSFSSQPFRIRYARQDILLSVMISFNLSLGKFEGPITSAVILKFELLYAPVLENGSNMQDSADVSPAAVHEFRIPPKALLGLHSYCPVHFDAFHAVLVDTSVHISLLKGNVHSMKKPSNSRSHEEACEKFDKEKLVLLVKAFLTSRAILLQELRNLSKAIHETIDLSGLTSQHDETNFLSASTEVVMATATATADSQVPEKVQNVSKIPNGTSDVSSDYLHTLQNDELYRRFHFLGDQILYLWSIFLKFHRANKTKILDHLRNAWSSDRRAEWSIWMVYSKVEMPQPTSRNEIDDIQGHRAKVPVIRKITDDPSQAAAMRAELHRRSIAQMRINNRSIQDLHIFGDPSRIPIIIVERVVNAPLRSLSGKSYFRNMDPQDAKVSPPEIDSSFSSNKQRGRILKIAVFVHGFQGHHLDLRLVRNQWLLIDPKTEFLMSEVNEDKTSEDFRDMGLRLAQEVIAFVKKKMDKVSRSGTLKNVKLSFVGHSIGNVIIRTALAESIMEPYHRYLHTYVSVSGPHLGYLYSSNSLFNSGLWLLKKLKNTRCIHQLTFTDDVDIENTFFYQLSKQKTLESFKSIILLSSPQDGYVPYHSARIEMCQSSSGDYSKKGKIFREMLNNCLDQMRAPSSEQRMFMRCDVNFDTSLQGRNLNTIIGRAAHIEFLETDIFAKFIMWSFPELFR; via the exons ATGTTCCGTAGGTTTAAATGGTTTATTACTGGATtaaatcatcaacaaaaaccAGCTAAACCTGATGCGAAACGATTGTCCTTACCGAAAGAAAGGAACCGGAAGTTAATGTTGGAAGCTGTTCATGAAGTTGCTATTTATATTCATAGGTTTCATAACTTGGACTTGTTTCAACAAGG GTGGTATCAGGTAAAGATAAGTATGAGATGGGAAGATAGTGAGTATGCTGCGTCGGTGGGAACACCTTCgagggtggttcagtatgacg CTCCTGATCTTGGTTCTGATGATATCTTGGGGGTTTGGAAGATTGATGATACGGATCATAGCTTTTCCTCACAGCCTTTCCGGATTCGATATGCGAGACAAGATATTCTTCTATCTGTCATGATATCTTTTAACTTATCTCTTGGTAAATTTGAG GGTCCAATTACATCTGCTGTAATTCTGAAATTTGAGCTTCTGTATGCACCTGTTTTGGAGAACGG CTCCAATATGCAGGACTCTGCGGATGTATCTCCTGCTGCAGTCCATGAATTTCGAATTCCACCGAAAGCTCTTCTCGGGTTGCATTCTTATTGTCCTGTTCATTTTGATGCTTTTCATGCTGTGCTTGTTGATACGAGTGTCCATATCTCCTTGCTGAAAGGAAATGTTCATTCTATGAAGAAACCCAG CAATTCTCGTAGTCATGAGGAAGCTTGTGAGAAGTTTGACAAGGAAAAACTA GTCTTGCTTGTGAAGGCTTTCTTAACTTCTCGTGCAATTCTACTTCAAGAGCTACGTAATCTTAGTAAAGCAATTCATGAGACTATTGATTTGTCTGGGTTGACCTCCCAACATGATGAGACAAATTTCTTGTCTGCTTCTACAGAAGTGGTCATGGCTACTGCTACTGCCACTGCCGATTCACAAGTACCAGAAAAAGTGCAAAATGTTTCTAAG ATCCCAAACGGTACCAGTGATGTCTCAAGTGATTATCTTCATACCTTGCAAAATGATGAACTTTATCGTCGTTTTCATTTCCTCGGAGACCAGATTCTCTACTTATGGAGCATATTTCTGAAGTTTCACAG GGCTAACAAAACAAAGATATTGGATCATTTGCGTAATGCATGGTCCAGCGATCGTAGAGCAGAATGGTCAATATGGATGGTGTACTCTAAGGTTGAGATGCCTCAGCCAACATCGAGAAACGAGATTGATGACATCCAAGGTCATCGTGCAAAAGTGCCTGTTATTCGGAAGATAACCGACGAT CCTTCCCAGGCTGCTGCAATGCGAGCTGAGCTACACCGGCGTAGTATTGCACAAATGAGG ATAAACAACCGCTCAATTCAAGACCTTCATATATTTGGAGACCCTTCACGTATACCTATTATAATTGTAGAACGTGTAGTGAATGCACCACTGCGTTCACTAAGTGGAAAGTCGTACTTTAGGAACATGGACCCTCAAGATGCTAAAGTCAGTCCTCCAGAGATTGACTCGAGTTTCTCCAGCAATAAGCAAAGAGGCCGTATTCTGAAGATTGCTGTATTCGTTCATGGTTTTCAG GGGCATCATCTGGATTTACGGCTTGTGCGAAATCAGTGGCTTCTGATAGATCCAAAAACTGAGTTTTTAATGTCAGAGGTCAACGAAGACAAAACATCTGAAGACTTCCGGGACATGGGCTTAAGACTGGCCCAAGAAGTCATTGCctttgttaaaaagaagatgGATAAAGTCTCAAGATCCGGTACCCTAAAGAATGTGAAACTTAGCTTTGTTGGGCACTCCATTGGGAACGTGATTATAAGAACGGCTTTGGCAG AGAGCATTATGGAGCCGTATCATAGATATCTGCATACGTATGTATCTGTTTCGGGGCCGCATCTAGGTTATCTCTACAGTTCAAATTCTCTTTTCAATTCTGGACTGTGGCTGCTAAAGAAGCTTAAGAATACACGTTGCATTCATCAGTTGACTTTTACTGATGATGTGGATATAGAAAACACTTTCTTCTACCAACTTTCCAAG CAAAAGACTTTGGAAAGTTTCAAGAGCATAATCCTGCTATCATCTCCTCAG GATGGTTATGTTCCTTACCATTCTGCTCGAATTGAGATGTGCCAATCGTCATCAGGGGACTACTCAAAAAAGGGGAAGATTTTCCGTGAGATGCTCAACAACTGCTTGGATCAAATGCGTGCACCATCTTCCGAGCAACGCATGTTTATGAGATGTGATGTCAACTTTGATACCTCATTGCAAGGAAGAAACTTAAATACAATAATTGGACGGGCTGCTCATATAGAGTTCTTGGAAACTGACATCTTTGCAAAGTTTATAATGTGGTCTTTCCCAGAACTTTTCCGCTAA
- the LOC122582202 gene encoding protein FAM135B-like isoform X1, translating into MFRRFKWFITGLNHQQKPAKPDAKRLSLPKERNRKLMLEAVHEVAIYIHRFHNLDLFQQGWYQVKISMRWEDSEYAASVGTPSRVVQYDAPDLGSDDILGVWKIDDTDHSFSSQPFRIRYARQDILLSVMISFNLSLGKFEGPITSAVILKFELLYAPVLENGSNMQDSADVSPAAVHEFRIPPKALLGLHSYCPVHFDAFHAVLVDTSVHISLLKGNVHSMKKPSRSNSRSHEEACEKFDKEKLVLLVKAFLTSRAILLQELRNLSKAIHETIDLSGLTSQHDETNFLSASTEVVMATATATADSQVPEKVQNVSKIPNGTSDVSSDYLHTLQNDELYRRFHFLGDQILYLWSIFLKFHRANKTKILDHLRNAWSSDRRAEWSIWMVYSKVEMPQPTSRNEIDDIQGHRAKVPVIRKITDDPSQAAAMRAELHRRSIAQMRINNRSIQDLHIFGDPSRIPIIIVERVVNAPLRSLSGKSYFRNMDPQDAKVSPPEIDSSFSSNKQRGRILKIAVFVHGFQGHHLDLRLVRNQWLLIDPKTEFLMSEVNEDKTSEDFRDMGLRLAQEVIAFVKKKMDKVSRSGTLKNVKLSFVGHSIGNVIIRTALAESIMEPYHRYLHTYVSVSGPHLGYLYSSNSLFNSGLWLLKKLKNTRCIHQLTFTDDVDIENTFFYQLSKQKTLESFKSIILLSSPQDGYVPYHSARIEMCQSSSGDYSKKGKIFREMLNNCLDQMRAPSSEQRMFMRCDVNFDTSLQGRNLNTIIGRAAHIEFLETDIFAKFIMWSFPELFR; encoded by the exons ATGTTCCGTAGGTTTAAATGGTTTATTACTGGATtaaatcatcaacaaaaaccAGCTAAACCTGATGCGAAACGATTGTCCTTACCGAAAGAAAGGAACCGGAAGTTAATGTTGGAAGCTGTTCATGAAGTTGCTATTTATATTCATAGGTTTCATAACTTGGACTTGTTTCAACAAGG GTGGTATCAGGTAAAGATAAGTATGAGATGGGAAGATAGTGAGTATGCTGCGTCGGTGGGAACACCTTCgagggtggttcagtatgacg CTCCTGATCTTGGTTCTGATGATATCTTGGGGGTTTGGAAGATTGATGATACGGATCATAGCTTTTCCTCACAGCCTTTCCGGATTCGATATGCGAGACAAGATATTCTTCTATCTGTCATGATATCTTTTAACTTATCTCTTGGTAAATTTGAG GGTCCAATTACATCTGCTGTAATTCTGAAATTTGAGCTTCTGTATGCACCTGTTTTGGAGAACGG CTCCAATATGCAGGACTCTGCGGATGTATCTCCTGCTGCAGTCCATGAATTTCGAATTCCACCGAAAGCTCTTCTCGGGTTGCATTCTTATTGTCCTGTTCATTTTGATGCTTTTCATGCTGTGCTTGTTGATACGAGTGTCCATATCTCCTTGCTGAAAGGAAATGTTCATTCTATGAAGAAACCCAG TCGCAGCAATTCTCGTAGTCATGAGGAAGCTTGTGAGAAGTTTGACAAGGAAAAACTA GTCTTGCTTGTGAAGGCTTTCTTAACTTCTCGTGCAATTCTACTTCAAGAGCTACGTAATCTTAGTAAAGCAATTCATGAGACTATTGATTTGTCTGGGTTGACCTCCCAACATGATGAGACAAATTTCTTGTCTGCTTCTACAGAAGTGGTCATGGCTACTGCTACTGCCACTGCCGATTCACAAGTACCAGAAAAAGTGCAAAATGTTTCTAAG ATCCCAAACGGTACCAGTGATGTCTCAAGTGATTATCTTCATACCTTGCAAAATGATGAACTTTATCGTCGTTTTCATTTCCTCGGAGACCAGATTCTCTACTTATGGAGCATATTTCTGAAGTTTCACAG GGCTAACAAAACAAAGATATTGGATCATTTGCGTAATGCATGGTCCAGCGATCGTAGAGCAGAATGGTCAATATGGATGGTGTACTCTAAGGTTGAGATGCCTCAGCCAACATCGAGAAACGAGATTGATGACATCCAAGGTCATCGTGCAAAAGTGCCTGTTATTCGGAAGATAACCGACGAT CCTTCCCAGGCTGCTGCAATGCGAGCTGAGCTACACCGGCGTAGTATTGCACAAATGAGG ATAAACAACCGCTCAATTCAAGACCTTCATATATTTGGAGACCCTTCACGTATACCTATTATAATTGTAGAACGTGTAGTGAATGCACCACTGCGTTCACTAAGTGGAAAGTCGTACTTTAGGAACATGGACCCTCAAGATGCTAAAGTCAGTCCTCCAGAGATTGACTCGAGTTTCTCCAGCAATAAGCAAAGAGGCCGTATTCTGAAGATTGCTGTATTCGTTCATGGTTTTCAG GGGCATCATCTGGATTTACGGCTTGTGCGAAATCAGTGGCTTCTGATAGATCCAAAAACTGAGTTTTTAATGTCAGAGGTCAACGAAGACAAAACATCTGAAGACTTCCGGGACATGGGCTTAAGACTGGCCCAAGAAGTCATTGCctttgttaaaaagaagatgGATAAAGTCTCAAGATCCGGTACCCTAAAGAATGTGAAACTTAGCTTTGTTGGGCACTCCATTGGGAACGTGATTATAAGAACGGCTTTGGCAG AGAGCATTATGGAGCCGTATCATAGATATCTGCATACGTATGTATCTGTTTCGGGGCCGCATCTAGGTTATCTCTACAGTTCAAATTCTCTTTTCAATTCTGGACTGTGGCTGCTAAAGAAGCTTAAGAATACACGTTGCATTCATCAGTTGACTTTTACTGATGATGTGGATATAGAAAACACTTTCTTCTACCAACTTTCCAAG CAAAAGACTTTGGAAAGTTTCAAGAGCATAATCCTGCTATCATCTCCTCAG GATGGTTATGTTCCTTACCATTCTGCTCGAATTGAGATGTGCCAATCGTCATCAGGGGACTACTCAAAAAAGGGGAAGATTTTCCGTGAGATGCTCAACAACTGCTTGGATCAAATGCGTGCACCATCTTCCGAGCAACGCATGTTTATGAGATGTGATGTCAACTTTGATACCTCATTGCAAGGAAGAAACTTAAATACAATAATTGGACGGGCTGCTCATATAGAGTTCTTGGAAACTGACATCTTTGCAAAGTTTATAATGTGGTCTTTCCCAGAACTTTTCCGCTAA